Within the Anguilla rostrata isolate EN2019 chromosome 6, ASM1855537v3, whole genome shotgun sequence genome, the region GTGTTTTCATTAGTGATGTTATTTAGGTGATGAGAGAGCTGTGTTTTCATTAGTGATGTTATTTAGGTGATGAGAGAGCTGTGTTTTCATTAGTGGTGTTATTTACGTGATGAGAGAGCTGTGTTTTCATTAGTGATGTTATTTACGTGATGAGAGGACTGTTTCCTGCAGGAAATCGATGGAAAATCCCTACTACTGATGACCCGGAACGATGTTCTTACTGGGCTGTCAATCAAGCTGGGCCCCGCCCTGAAGATCTACGAGTTCCACGTGAAGCTGCTGCAGACGCAGCACCTGAAGAGCGGCACGGCGTAGCGCCCCCCGCAGGCCAGCAGGGGCGGAGCTACGAGCAGGCTCCTGCTCTGTGGAGCAGCTGGGCCTGCAGTTCATTATTTCAGCCACATGGGGGGGCACTGTTATTCAATCCCGCCGAGTTCCTGGACGGACCCACGCATGGACGTTCCCTTAGGAATCGAACGCACAAAGGTGCGTTTCCTCAGTGACGGACTCAAGGAACTCCAGACGAGCACATTCTGAATGTGCCACTGAAGCCAAGAGCAGAACCAGAGCAAACCGGAACCTGCCTGTTCAACGGACCTGGTCGGACGCGAGAAAGACAAACCTGCTCAGCCCTGACCATGTTCCAGAACAAAGTCTACCGTCGTTATGAAAGtagaatatttgaatattgctAAAAAGTAAGCATGAAGTCCATAATCTGCAGGGTGGCTCCTGGTTCGTTCCTATGGGGCTGAAGTTATTCCCCATGTTTTTTGGCACAGGTGGGACACCGTAGCCTTGCGGCTGCCCGGCTCACACCGCCACTGGTGGCTCGGTTCGGCAGTATAGGAGGGCCATGCCTTTTGGGAGGAGCTCAAGGGGAAGGACAGGatgggacggggcggggcggggcggagcagggcagggcaagggggggggggggggtcatgagACGATAAGTCAGAACACCGAACTGGCTCACGGACCGCCCTCAGAACTAGCTGAGCTAATCTCACCTCGTCAAGAGCAGAGCTGTAGGACCCTGGTCCAGGAGGGGCGCGGTGGATGCGGATTTTCCCTGTGTTGCAGCGCTCAAGTCACTggtcttcattcctggtcctggggggccgcagggtctgcttcggtccccagccctggtgctggggggccgcagggtctgctggtttctgctGTAACTCTACACTTTAATCCAATTAATCCATTAAAGCAGTCGATCACCAAGTTAACCCACCTCACCTGGTTTTCTGGGTCTGAAATGGTTTCTTATattaagcaaaaacaaaaacctgcagccccCCCAGGACTAAGAATGAAGATCAGTGATTTAAGTGCTGAAGCTTACATAGTAAGTCATTGAGATTTGGCCAAAATGTGCACGCAATTTTTCCAAAGCGTAAAATGgttgctgactgaaaggaaaccataaaaacctgcagtcacagcgccccctccaggactggagttaaacctgcagacactgctgtcctccaggactggagtttaagTTTGGTGAGCGCCTGAATGACAGCTGGGGACTG harbors:
- the LOC135257913 gene encoding sterile alpha motif domain-containing protein 13-like, yielding MWTFSVENGQPPDPAHWAVADVVEYFRAAGFQEQASAFQDQEIDGKSLLLMTRNDVLTGLSIKLGPALKIYEFHVKLLQTQHLKSGTA